One Fuerstiella marisgermanici DNA window includes the following coding sequences:
- a CDS encoding serine/threonine protein kinase, whose translation MKTSRTNKIPQHAAESAAESAACISAEQMQEYLSGWSDEDDLQRIEIHVSQCAECEQTMRNLEVGPDTLMQSLQSTAKGNTFKPDNQRDAVSVPPKAQLTEVDAATAAALEKARRLMDVPMESAAAKARAAWQPADRDFGGYELTQPLGRGGMGAVYLATHRQLNKQVAIKLLPLMSAEDVAGRARFEREIRVVGRLNHPSIVAATDAGEIDGTQFLVMEYVPGLDLSRLARLTGPLSVADACELMRQTALGLSVAHAEGVVHRDVKPSNLMLDETGHIRILDFGLAQLSFWDEASADLTTVGQLMGTLDYMAPEQAEHCGAVDYRADLYALGATLFRLLCNRPPLAAAPNQSPLEKLRLLASHQPPKLNTLCPDAPADLVALVSCLLARNPQDRPASAAHVAEQLAPFATDCHLVKLLNDAQKKSETSPELLAPLPAGFAGKPGFHRANAAKASNSGGGRKWLRWVAMAALPLIILAGILIKLETDKGQLVIESEVDNVNVQIVSDGKPVSGLSVNHGTTATKLRADRYEVTIDGATDGLTIDNNQFTLKKGETVVARIRMQPQEPSLATQQPAAETPPSPPPTMSEPLYEGKTLSAWLEMLARERSPAGLKSAFDACKALANAETSDRITKTILEVVPGLDGDMNLGGSGYSGSKSTDRMAEAVLRKANPGAAFYRIWVREFEAADEDWKRRLWGYVNRGVADVETMEPVVAWAEKRLKLLPTGNSSVDANTVEAADFLRGQTQKPRAVDDLLFAERIAKILKNSPHLGPDWWLKVPLIYRNSKGHPTDGLDLWLTAMESEMIRIAVGVIDDPKSHKQLVAQACLILGHGAELDQTQRNKVLAAVDRRLVDLSTAPAAMREIVRLDDNFRSLSLPEFKEIRLHAQGELGTYPIFPLLDVVKEHNGAELVPAELKSLSSYTKAVLQVITERSDPHSSGQYGRKLSGRPTISLNWPELTLVDDGRRGGFSRSGFSSQMQGPAVSHVWGKHEPTTDDWLKYCILHHPVMQQYFADLDSRANAGSVSDVSKESE comes from the coding sequence ATGAAGACATCTCGAACGAACAAAATTCCGCAGCACGCCGCGGAATCAGCGGCCGAATCGGCGGCGTGCATTTCGGCGGAACAGATGCAGGAATACCTTTCCGGCTGGAGTGACGAAGACGACCTTCAACGGATTGAAATTCATGTGTCGCAATGTGCGGAGTGTGAGCAGACAATGCGTAATCTCGAAGTCGGGCCGGATACTCTGATGCAGTCGTTGCAGAGCACAGCGAAGGGCAATACGTTCAAACCCGACAACCAACGCGACGCCGTGAGCGTGCCGCCGAAGGCACAGCTTACTGAAGTCGACGCGGCCACGGCAGCCGCGCTGGAAAAGGCACGGCGATTGATGGATGTCCCCATGGAATCCGCAGCCGCGAAAGCTCGCGCGGCGTGGCAGCCGGCGGACCGCGATTTCGGTGGATACGAACTCACGCAACCGCTGGGGCGAGGCGGAATGGGAGCTGTCTATCTGGCCACTCATCGGCAACTGAACAAACAGGTGGCCATCAAACTACTGCCGTTGATGTCGGCAGAAGACGTGGCCGGGCGAGCTCGCTTTGAACGCGAAATCCGTGTCGTCGGCCGTTTGAACCATCCGTCCATTGTGGCGGCCACGGACGCGGGCGAAATCGATGGCACTCAGTTCCTGGTCATGGAATATGTGCCCGGCCTGGACCTCAGCCGACTGGCTCGACTGACCGGCCCGTTGTCGGTTGCCGACGCCTGCGAACTCATGCGTCAGACGGCGCTGGGGCTGTCGGTCGCTCACGCAGAAGGAGTTGTTCACCGCGACGTGAAGCCATCGAATCTGATGCTGGACGAAACAGGGCATATCCGAATTCTGGACTTCGGCCTGGCTCAGTTAAGTTTCTGGGACGAAGCCAGTGCTGATCTCACCACGGTCGGACAGCTTATGGGAACACTGGACTACATGGCTCCGGAACAGGCCGAACACTGCGGCGCGGTGGATTACCGAGCCGACCTGTACGCTCTGGGAGCCACGTTGTTTCGACTGCTGTGCAATCGTCCTCCGCTGGCCGCCGCGCCCAATCAATCGCCGCTGGAAAAACTGCGACTGCTGGCCAGTCATCAGCCACCGAAACTGAACACACTTTGTCCCGACGCGCCCGCAGACCTTGTCGCGCTGGTGAGTTGCCTGTTGGCTCGAAATCCGCAGGACCGTCCCGCCAGTGCGGCTCATGTGGCCGAACAGCTTGCGCCGTTCGCGACCGATTGCCATCTGGTCAAACTGCTGAACGATGCTCAGAAAAAATCCGAGACGTCGCCCGAACTGCTGGCTCCACTGCCTGCTGGCTTCGCCGGTAAGCCAGGCTTTCACCGCGCGAATGCTGCGAAGGCATCGAATTCCGGCGGTGGTCGCAAGTGGCTTCGGTGGGTCGCTATGGCTGCGTTGCCGCTGATCATTCTGGCGGGAATTCTGATCAAGCTGGAAACAGACAAAGGTCAGTTGGTGATCGAATCAGAGGTCGACAACGTGAACGTGCAGATCGTCAGCGATGGGAAACCGGTCAGTGGCCTGAGCGTCAATCACGGCACCACGGCGACAAAGCTGAGAGCCGACAGGTATGAAGTCACGATCGACGGGGCCACGGACGGCCTGACCATCGACAACAACCAGTTTACTCTGAAGAAGGGTGAAACGGTTGTGGCGAGAATCCGCATGCAGCCTCAGGAACCTTCGCTGGCTACGCAGCAGCCCGCTGCTGAAACTCCGCCGTCGCCCCCTCCCACGATGAGTGAGCCGCTGTATGAAGGCAAGACGCTGAGTGCATGGCTGGAAATGCTGGCGCGGGAACGAAGTCCGGCGGGCCTGAAGTCCGCCTTCGACGCATGCAAGGCGCTCGCGAATGCGGAAACGTCGGACAGAATCACGAAGACGATTCTGGAGGTTGTCCCTGGCCTTGACGGCGACATGAATCTCGGGGGAAGTGGATACTCTGGGTCGAAGTCAACTGATCGGATGGCTGAGGCAGTTCTCAGGAAGGCCAATCCGGGGGCTGCGTTTTACAGGATCTGGGTGCGTGAATTCGAAGCGGCGGATGAGGACTGGAAAAGGCGGTTGTGGGGCTATGTGAATCGGGGTGTGGCCGACGTGGAAACAATGGAGCCGGTCGTCGCCTGGGCCGAGAAGCGATTGAAGCTGCTGCCGACTGGAAATTCGTCTGTCGATGCCAACACGGTGGAGGCGGCCGATTTCTTGCGAGGTCAGACTCAAAAACCTCGGGCGGTCGATGACCTTTTGTTCGCCGAACGCATCGCCAAAATTCTGAAGAACAGTCCGCACTTGGGACCGGATTGGTGGTTGAAAGTTCCATTGATCTATCGGAACAGTAAAGGCCATCCCACAGATGGCCTCGACCTTTGGCTCACAGCGATGGAATCAGAAATGATTCGTATTGCCGTCGGCGTAATTGACGATCCGAAGTCGCACAAGCAGCTTGTCGCCCAAGCCTGCCTGATTCTTGGTCACGGTGCAGAACTTGATCAAACACAACGAAACAAAGTCTTGGCCGCCGTTGATCGCAGACTGGTTGATCTCAGTACAGCCCCAGCCGCCATGAGGGAGATCGTCCGGCTCGATGACAATTTCCGCAGTCTGTCCCTACCGGAATTCAAAGAAATTCGACTGCATGCCCAAGGGGAGCTTGGAACCTATCCAATTTTCCCATTGCTTGATGTCGTCAAGGAACACAATGGTGCCGAATTGGTTCCGGCCGAACTCAAGTCGTTGTCTAGTTACACAAAAGCTGTTCTTCAGGTCATCACAGAAAGGTCTGATCCACACTCGTCCGGGCAGTATGGCCGAAAACTATCAGGCCGGCCGACCATTTCACTGAATTGGCCGGAGCTAACACTCGTTGATGACGGTCGGCGAGGCGGCTTTTCACGAAGCGGCTTTTCTTCACAGATGCAAGGGCCGGCTGTTAGCCACGTGTGGGGCAAGCACGAACCAACAACAGACGACTGGCTGAAATACTGCATCCTGCATCACCCCGTTATGCAGCAATACTTCGCTGACCTCGACAGCCGGGCAAACGCTGGCAGTGTGTCTGATGTGTCGAAAGAGTCCGAGTGA
- a CDS encoding dihydrodipicolinate synthase family protein, protein MSSKIFTGCVPALMTPCNSDRTPNFTALVKKGKQLMEAGMNAVVYCGSMGDWPLLTDQQRQQGVTQLVDGGVKVIVGTGAQNSAIAADHAAHAQKVGAHGLMVIPRVLSRGTSPAAQRDHFARILSAAPDLPAVIYNSPYYGFETKADLFFDLRNEFPSLVGFKEFGGAAALSYAAEHITSADDDVVLMAGVDTQVYHGFVHCGAVGAITGIGNCLPEQVLRLVQLCEQAATGDVQARRMAKELDEALIVLSTFDEGPDLVLFYKYLMVLLGDDDYKLHFNSTDKLSPSQAGYAEAQLKMFQDWWNAWEGRS, encoded by the coding sequence ATGAGTTCGAAGATATTCACCGGCTGCGTTCCGGCTTTGATGACTCCGTGCAATTCCGATCGCACGCCCAACTTCACCGCGTTGGTGAAGAAGGGCAAGCAGTTGATGGAAGCCGGTATGAATGCCGTTGTGTACTGCGGATCGATGGGCGACTGGCCCTTACTGACCGATCAGCAGCGGCAGCAAGGCGTGACGCAACTGGTAGATGGCGGCGTGAAAGTGATCGTCGGCACGGGAGCTCAGAATTCCGCAATCGCCGCAGATCACGCGGCCCATGCGCAGAAAGTCGGGGCTCACGGGCTGATGGTAATTCCACGAGTACTTTCGCGCGGAACGTCACCGGCGGCTCAGCGAGACCACTTTGCTCGAATTCTTTCGGCAGCACCAGATCTACCGGCCGTCATCTACAACAGCCCGTATTACGGTTTCGAAACAAAGGCTGATTTGTTTTTCGATTTGCGGAACGAGTTTCCATCGCTGGTGGGGTTCAAAGAATTCGGCGGAGCGGCTGCTTTAAGCTACGCGGCCGAACACATCACGTCTGCAGACGACGACGTTGTGTTGATGGCCGGCGTTGATACTCAGGTCTATCACGGTTTCGTCCACTGTGGCGCGGTCGGTGCAATCACGGGCATCGGCAATTGCCTGCCCGAACAGGTTTTGCGACTGGTCCAGCTTTGCGAACAGGCGGCGACAGGTGACGTTCAGGCCCGCCGCATGGCGAAGGAATTGGACGAAGCATTAATTGTGTTATCGACCTTCGACGAGGGCCCCGACCTTGTCCTGTTCTACAAATATCTGATGGTGTTGTTGGGCGACGACGACTACAAGCTGCACTTCAATTCAACAGACAAACTCAGCCCCAGCCAGGCGGGATACGCAGAAGCTCAGTTAAAGATGTTTCAGGACTGGTGGAACGCCTGGGAAGGTCGCAGCTGA
- the nadB gene encoding L-aspartate oxidase: protein MQPDRIEVPTLRRYLVPFDPKRVPHLFADVLIIGAGIAGTRAALEIDPSLRTIMVTKDRISHSNSAWAQGGIAGVLDPLDEFANHVNDTIAAGKGMCDRDVVEFVIREAPERIRELIRYGADFDKVEGEIALTLEGGHSHPRVAHALGDATGKEVMRAMHQTAFDSDNIDIWQQTFTIDLLSRDGVCCGALVWNPNHGRTFVWAKQTILCTGGAGALYRETTNPSIATADGHALAFRAGCDVRDMEFMQFHPTVLYIAGSSRHLISEAVRGEGAHLVDSNGYRFMGDYNEAMELAPRDVVSQAITQQMAKTSHPCVYLDLTHIDPAKIRRRFPHIGKVCSEFGLDITTDRVPVRPGAHYMVGGVTTDTEGRTSLPGLWAAGEVTSTGLHGANRLASNSLLEGVVYGLRCGQNASNKALDQPDNFTAPALVSSPGIPHDSDEALDITDIRNSLRSLMWRNVGISRNEPELQSARQQLDFWANYVCRRDLLTPEGWELQNMMLVGRVMAAAALARRESRGVHLRSDYPDTVESLAKHITVSATDS, encoded by the coding sequence ATGCAGCCAGATCGTATCGAAGTCCCCACGCTTCGCCGTTACCTTGTCCCGTTCGACCCGAAACGAGTGCCCCACTTATTTGCCGACGTGCTGATCATCGGCGCCGGCATCGCAGGAACTCGGGCGGCGCTGGAAATCGATCCGTCGCTGCGCACCATCATGGTCACGAAAGATCGCATCTCGCATTCTAACAGCGCGTGGGCTCAGGGAGGCATCGCGGGAGTGCTGGACCCGCTGGACGAATTCGCCAACCACGTCAACGACACCATTGCCGCCGGTAAAGGCATGTGCGATCGGGATGTCGTCGAGTTTGTCATTCGAGAAGCTCCCGAGCGTATCCGCGAACTGATCCGCTACGGTGCCGACTTTGATAAGGTCGAAGGCGAAATCGCTCTGACGCTGGAAGGCGGCCACAGCCATCCGCGAGTGGCTCATGCACTGGGTGATGCAACCGGAAAAGAAGTGATGCGAGCGATGCATCAGACGGCCTTCGATTCGGACAATATCGACATCTGGCAGCAAACCTTCACCATTGACCTGCTGTCACGCGACGGCGTCTGCTGCGGTGCTCTCGTCTGGAACCCAAACCACGGGCGTACGTTTGTGTGGGCCAAGCAAACAATTCTTTGCACCGGAGGAGCCGGCGCACTTTATCGCGAAACAACCAACCCTTCGATCGCCACGGCCGATGGCCACGCGCTGGCGTTTCGGGCGGGCTGCGATGTGCGCGATATGGAGTTCATGCAGTTTCACCCAACCGTTCTGTACATCGCTGGAAGTTCGCGGCATCTGATATCTGAAGCTGTACGCGGCGAAGGAGCTCATCTGGTTGACAGCAACGGCTACCGATTTATGGGCGACTACAACGAAGCAATGGAACTTGCCCCGCGCGACGTGGTTAGCCAGGCAATTACTCAGCAAATGGCAAAGACATCGCATCCCTGTGTGTACCTCGATTTAACACACATCGATCCCGCCAAGATTCGCCGTCGCTTCCCGCACATTGGCAAAGTCTGTTCTGAATTTGGCCTGGACATCACCACCGATCGAGTGCCCGTGCGACCGGGAGCTCATTACATGGTCGGCGGCGTGACCACGGACACCGAGGGTCGCACTTCGCTACCGGGTTTGTGGGCGGCGGGCGAAGTGACGTCAACCGGCCTTCACGGAGCGAACCGGCTCGCCAGCAACAGCCTGCTGGAAGGAGTCGTCTACGGGTTGCGGTGCGGTCAGAATGCTTCGAACAAAGCTCTTGATCAGCCAGACAACTTCACAGCTCCCGCGCTGGTTTCGTCGCCCGGAATTCCTCACGACAGCGACGAAGCTTTGGACATCACCGATATCCGCAACTCACTGCGTAGTTTGATGTGGCGCAATGTTGGGATCAGCCGCAACGAACCTGAGCTGCAGTCTGCTCGCCAGCAACTCGATTTCTGGGCCAACTACGTCTGCCGACGCGATCTGCTGACGCCTGAAGGCTGGGAACTGCAGAACATGATGCTGGTCGGTCGCGTCATGGCAGCCGCCGCGCTGGCACGGCGCGAAAGCCGCGGCGTGCATTTGCGCAGTGACTACCCGGACACCGTTGAAAGCCTGGCAAAGCATATCACGGTGAGTGCCACAGACAGCTAA
- a CDS encoding MBL fold metallo-hydrolase, with translation MLTRRELFPNVIEMNFQARRRFGCCVYLVFSDTDWALVDIGYEDTVQEIIDLIRDMDFPLANCRYLIATHADADHVQGLKRAAELLPAAETVAHPDAKKILENGDRIASYAEIPAQQISIDMPTLAIAKTVKEGDVLSLGDQQLEVWDTPGHATGQLSFRFGDLLLSGDNIFRDGCVGGIDAHHGSDIPEFIASLKRIQSSDVKWLLPSHGPAFKNDHALLQSTIDRLDGYQHMADFGTCAVDWPLLDEWDDELAKGTSPE, from the coding sequence ATGCTTACTCGACGCGAACTGTTTCCTAACGTCATCGAAATGAACTTTCAGGCGCGGCGCCGCTTTGGCTGCTGCGTTTATCTGGTGTTTAGCGACACCGATTGGGCGTTGGTGGATATCGGTTACGAAGACACCGTGCAGGAGATCATTGACCTGATCCGAGACATGGATTTCCCACTGGCCAATTGCCGGTACCTGATCGCGACTCACGCCGATGCCGACCACGTGCAGGGCTTAAAGCGAGCGGCTGAATTGTTGCCGGCTGCGGAAACCGTGGCTCACCCGGACGCAAAGAAAATCCTCGAAAACGGCGACCGGATTGCTTCATACGCGGAAATTCCGGCTCAGCAGATTTCCATCGACATGCCGACTCTGGCAATCGCCAAAACCGTGAAGGAAGGCGACGTGCTGAGTCTCGGTGATCAGCAGTTGGAAGTGTGGGACACACCTGGCCACGCGACGGGACAGCTTTCGTTCCGGTTCGGAGACTTGCTGTTGTCTGGCGACAATATTTTTCGTGACGGCTGCGTCGGCGGAATTGACGCTCACCACGGCTCGGACATTCCCGAATTTATCGCATCGCTCAAACGCATTCAAAGCAGCGACGTGAAGTGGTTGCTGCCCAGCCACGGGCCGGCGTTCAAAAACGATCATGCTTTGCTGCAGTCGACAATTGACCGGCTGGACGGGTACCAGCACATGGCCGACTTCGGTACCTGCGCGGTGGACTGGCCGCTGTTGGACGAATGGGACGACGAGCTTGCGAAGGGGACTTCGCCGGAATAG
- a CDS encoding homoserine dehydrogenase, with protein sequence MTSTSPLNIALIGFGTVGSGVARILSTQAKNIAVRAGREIRISRVVVRDPDKAREFLPAGVEVSTSIDDVIDDPQIQLVAQLIGGIDPAFDYMKRSLAAGKDVVTANKALIYAHGSELFERAAANERTIGFEAAVAGGIPIIGAVTQALTGNQILSLEAILNGTSNFILTRMLDEQHAYADALKEAQRLGYAEADPAMDVDGTDAAQKLAILTQLAFSTPVKLDDFVRQGIDGIELLDLQVAADLGYKIKLLATARLQNKRLEISVQPTLISCDRTIAQIDGADNIVAVHGDAVGNTTFSGAGAGQLPTASAVVADIIDYATGRTAVTFQSILRSSQQEPWPVQPAEELRRRYYLRLTVDDRPHVLADITDVLGRNEISISSVRQDETPETDEAGDGTARLVIMTHTTTEGRLRAADTELSKLACIRGASIRLPIAD encoded by the coding sequence ATGACCAGTACTTCTCCTCTAAACATCGCGCTGATCGGCTTTGGCACGGTGGGTTCCGGCGTAGCCCGGATTTTGTCGACTCAAGCAAAAAACATCGCTGTGCGAGCGGGCCGGGAAATTCGAATTTCCCGCGTCGTCGTTCGTGATCCGGACAAGGCTCGTGAATTTCTTCCGGCGGGTGTTGAGGTCTCGACCAGCATCGATGACGTCATTGACGATCCACAAATTCAGTTGGTGGCTCAACTGATCGGTGGCATCGACCCGGCGTTCGACTACATGAAACGATCCTTGGCGGCGGGGAAAGACGTCGTCACTGCCAACAAGGCGCTCATCTACGCGCATGGCAGCGAACTGTTCGAACGCGCGGCGGCCAATGAACGCACGATCGGCTTCGAAGCGGCGGTGGCTGGCGGTATTCCCATCATCGGCGCGGTGACGCAGGCTTTGACGGGCAACCAGATTTTGTCATTGGAAGCCATTCTCAATGGAACCAGCAATTTTATCCTTACTCGTATGCTGGACGAACAGCATGCCTACGCCGACGCACTGAAGGAAGCTCAGCGGCTGGGCTATGCCGAGGCTGATCCGGCGATGGATGTCGACGGGACCGATGCGGCTCAAAAACTGGCCATTCTGACTCAGCTCGCTTTTTCGACACCCGTTAAGCTGGACGATTTTGTGCGGCAGGGAATTGATGGCATTGAGTTGCTGGACCTGCAGGTAGCGGCCGATCTGGGCTACAAAATCAAGCTTCTGGCAACAGCGCGGCTGCAGAACAAACGTCTGGAGATCAGCGTGCAGCCTACGCTTATTTCCTGCGATCGCACGATCGCTCAGATCGACGGAGCCGACAACATCGTGGCTGTTCATGGTGATGCTGTCGGCAACACGACGTTCTCAGGGGCCGGAGCCGGGCAACTGCCAACCGCTTCTGCCGTTGTGGCCGACATCATCGACTACGCGACGGGACGTACGGCGGTCACCTTCCAGTCGATCCTGCGATCCAGTCAGCAGGAGCCGTGGCCGGTGCAACCCGCAGAAGAATTGCGACGTCGCTACTACCTGCGCCTAACCGTGGATGATCGGCCGCACGTGTTGGCCGACATTACCGACGTTTTGGGCCGCAACGAGATCAGTATTTCCTCCGTTCGGCAGGACGAAACGCCGGAAACTGATGAAGCAGGCGACGGCACCGCTCGACTGGTGATCATGACTCACACCACAACCGAAGGTCGTTTGCGAGCGGCCGACACGGAACTGAGCAAACTGGCCTGCATTCGCGGCGCGAGTATACGACTGCCGATAGCCGACTGA
- a CDS encoding M12 family metallopeptidase — MARTDKVCFDRVLPNEIHRPLPGRRMALQIGPTRAAFEIAKLWPNGRTLHIRFLNGTDQQQQIVREFAPQWTEQANLTFAFDDAPNAEIRIAFNDDGAWSYVGTDALGIPGNQPTMNFGWQDEAVVLHEFGHMIGMIHEHQNPDDNPIEWNKPVVIQALGGPPNNWDLATIQHNMFDKYNLSQINGSEFDPASVMLYSFPPTWTLNDFHSEPNDVLSDVDKEFAARVYPGRNGGGGGSEPVELPVIEGAFSADIGQPGEEDLYTFTAKKAGRYVIETEGPTDLVMKLFGSGSVLIDQDDDGGVGRNSRIDTALVPGEYLVQVRHYNSSGGTGNYAIKVVRTS; from the coding sequence ATGGCAAGAACAGACAAAGTGTGTTTCGATCGGGTTCTGCCTAACGAAATCCATCGCCCACTTCCCGGCCGCCGCATGGCCCTGCAGATTGGGCCAACGCGAGCGGCGTTTGAAATCGCGAAGCTTTGGCCAAACGGAAGAACGCTGCACATTCGCTTTTTGAACGGAACAGACCAGCAACAACAGATTGTCCGCGAATTCGCGCCGCAGTGGACGGAGCAGGCCAATCTGACGTTTGCGTTTGATGACGCTCCAAATGCTGAAATCCGGATCGCGTTTAATGACGATGGAGCCTGGTCGTACGTTGGCACAGACGCTCTTGGAATTCCGGGCAACCAGCCGACCATGAATTTTGGCTGGCAGGATGAAGCCGTTGTGCTGCATGAATTCGGGCACATGATCGGCATGATTCATGAACATCAGAATCCGGATGATAATCCGATTGAATGGAACAAGCCGGTCGTCATTCAGGCGTTGGGTGGCCCGCCAAACAACTGGGATTTGGCCACAATTCAGCACAACATGTTCGACAAATATAATCTGTCGCAGATCAATGGCAGTGAATTCGATCCGGCGTCAGTCATGTTGTACAGCTTTCCGCCAACATGGACGCTGAACGATTTTCACTCCGAACCAAACGACGTGCTGTCAGACGTCGACAAAGAATTCGCAGCACGCGTCTATCCCGGTAGAAACGGCGGTGGCGGCGGAAGCGAGCCTGTCGAACTTCCCGTTATTGAAGGAGCGTTTTCGGCAGACATCGGTCAGCCGGGCGAAGAGGACCTTTATACGTTCACGGCAAAGAAAGCCGGTCGCTATGTAATTGAAACCGAAGGGCCGACGGACCTGGTGATGAAACTGTTTGGTTCCGGCAGCGTGCTAATCGATCAGGACGACGATGGGGGCGTGGGCCGCAATTCGCGGATCGATACCGCTCTGGTGCCGGGCGAATATCTCGTGCAGGTTCGTCACTACAACTCGTCCGGCGGCACGGGCAACTACGCGATCAAGGTTGTCCGGACGTCGTAG
- a CDS encoding sulfatase, producing the protein MAYFNSWRKPSLIVFACLLCFLSSSAARAEKRSPNFVFFLVDDMGYMDIGANNPDTFYETPNIDALAASGIRFTNGYAANPVCSPTRYSIMTGKHPSRVDATNFFSGARAGRFRPAVLNDRMPVSEVTMAEALKEAGYQTAFLGKWHLGPTQEFWPENQGFDFNVGGQHRGHPKSYFSPYSNPKLSDGPKGEHLTARLTNEATRLIGEMKDEPFLLYMAYYTVHTPLQAPKDLVEKYRRKAESVESDLEEFAPEEQVFPNSKNKRLVRQVQKHATYAAMVETLDDSVGRILNQLKELNLEEDTIICFTSDNGGLSTSEGSPTSNLPLRGGKGWLYEGGIREPFLIRWPGVTKPGTTSDVPVVSTDFYPTMLDMAGIEPKPQQHVDGRSLAPLIKDGTPPERDAIFWHYPHYSNQGGIPGAAVRMGNFKLIERFEDGRCHLYDLSADIGEQNDLAADMPDKVDAMKARLHAWYKDVDAKFLRPLKDGGPEPWRPE; encoded by the coding sequence ATGGCGTACTTCAATTCATGGCGAAAACCATCACTGATAGTTTTCGCATGCCTGCTGTGCTTTCTGTCGTCGAGTGCAGCACGTGCGGAAAAGCGTTCGCCGAACTTCGTCTTCTTTCTTGTCGACGATATGGGCTACATGGATATCGGGGCGAACAATCCTGATACGTTTTATGAAACGCCCAACATCGACGCTCTCGCTGCCAGCGGGATTCGGTTTACCAACGGATACGCGGCGAATCCGGTTTGCAGTCCGACTCGGTACAGCATCATGACGGGCAAGCATCCGTCGCGAGTTGACGCCACGAATTTTTTCTCCGGTGCTCGGGCCGGGCGGTTTCGGCCTGCTGTGCTGAATGATCGTATGCCGGTTTCCGAAGTCACGATGGCTGAAGCGCTTAAGGAAGCGGGTTACCAGACTGCATTTCTTGGGAAATGGCACCTCGGTCCCACTCAGGAATTCTGGCCTGAAAACCAAGGCTTCGATTTCAACGTTGGCGGCCAGCATCGAGGCCACCCGAAAAGTTATTTCTCACCGTATTCCAATCCCAAACTCTCTGACGGTCCCAAAGGCGAACACTTAACGGCTCGCCTGACGAACGAAGCTACTCGCCTGATCGGCGAAATGAAGGACGAACCATTCCTGCTTTACATGGCGTATTACACCGTCCACACGCCGCTACAGGCTCCGAAAGATCTGGTTGAAAAGTACCGCCGCAAAGCGGAATCGGTTGAATCTGATCTCGAAGAATTCGCGCCGGAAGAACAGGTCTTCCCTAACAGCAAGAACAAGCGACTTGTTCGCCAGGTACAAAAGCACGCGACCTACGCTGCGATGGTTGAAACGCTTGATGACAGTGTGGGCAGAATCCTGAACCAGCTGAAGGAATTGAACCTGGAAGAAGACACCATCATTTGTTTCACGTCCGACAACGGCGGCCTGTCCACTTCTGAAGGTTCGCCGACTTCCAACCTGCCACTGCGAGGTGGTAAGGGATGGTTGTACGAAGGCGGCATTCGCGAACCGTTTCTAATTCGCTGGCCCGGCGTTACAAAGCCGGGCACAACTTCTGACGTGCCGGTCGTTTCCACTGATTTCTACCCGACCATGCTGGACATGGCTGGCATTGAGCCCAAGCCGCAGCAACACGTCGACGGTCGCAGTCTGGCGCCGTTGATTAAAGACGGCACACCGCCCGAACGAGACGCCATCTTCTGGCACTACCCTCATTACAGCAATCAGGGCGGCATCCCCGGCGCAGCTGTGCGAATGGGCAACTTCAAGCTGATCGAACGCTTCGAAGACGGCCGCTGTCATCTGTACGATCTCAGCGCTGACATCGGCGAACAAAATGATCTCGCCGCCGACATGCCCGACAAGGTCGACGCGATGAAGGCTCGCCTGCACGCCTGGTACAAAGACGTCGACGCGAAGTTTCTGCGGCCGCTGAAAGACGGCGGTCCGGAACCCTGGCGGCCTGAGTGA
- a CDS encoding RNA polymerase sigma factor, with translation MTTQATRSSLLRRASQHDAQAWRELVDLYGPLVSYWCRQSLLDSHAVADCVQDVFASAAVSLETFEPQRTSGSFRAWLWTITRNKLRDHFRRAARTPNATGGSTAVGILNQVTDPMAIPDDEPTGDLQLHELTSRAMQQVQSEFEARTWQAFWRSVVDGIATDEVARELTMSAASVRQSRSRILRRLRQQLGDVL, from the coding sequence ATGACCACACAAGCGACTCGATCCAGTCTGTTGCGGCGAGCATCTCAGCATGACGCTCAGGCGTGGAGAGAATTGGTCGATCTTTACGGGCCTCTGGTGAGCTATTGGTGTCGGCAGAGTCTGCTCGATTCTCACGCCGTTGCCGACTGTGTGCAGGATGTTTTCGCGTCCGCTGCGGTCTCCCTTGAAACCTTTGAGCCTCAGCGAACGTCCGGATCGTTTCGAGCATGGTTGTGGACGATCACTCGTAACAAGCTGCGGGACCACTTTCGTCGCGCCGCACGAACGCCAAACGCCACAGGTGGTTCGACGGCTGTTGGAATTTTGAATCAGGTGACCGATCCGATGGCCATTCCGGATGACGAGCCCACCGGAGATCTTCAGTTGCACGAACTAACGTCGCGAGCCATGCAGCAGGTGCAGAGCGAATTCGAAGCTCGCACATGGCAGGCGTTCTGGCGTTCCGTTGTTGACGGCATTGCAACCGACGAAGTCGCTCGTGAACTGACGATGTCGGCCGCATCTGTCCGTCAATCACGAAGCCGCATCCTTCGCAGGCTGCGACAGCAACTCGGTGACGTACTATAG